From Candidatus Binataceae bacterium, the proteins below share one genomic window:
- a CDS encoding biotin carboxylase N-terminal domain-containing protein: MKRTPFKKLLVANRGEIALRIIRSARLLGLATVAVYSEADAGAAHVAAADDARPIGPPEASQSYLNIAAIIEAARASGADAIHPGYGFLSERPEFARAVSEAGMVFVGPPGEVMATLGDKVAARRLAAEAGVPVVPGLETVEPRAAREFAARVGFPLLVKAAAGGGGRGMRLVEAEAQLGEALEAAAREAKAAFGDGRVFLEKYLARPRHIEVQILADHLGGAVALGERDCSIQRRHQKIVEESPAPALDAAVRERMIAAALRVARAAGYRNAGTIEFLVDGGEFYFLEANTRLQVEHPVTEMRFGCDLVAEQLRIAMGERVRQPQSPRGAAIECRIYAEDAEHGFRPASGEVLYLNLPAGPGVRVDTHLALGAPVTAFYDGLLGKLVCWGEDREQARARAAVALGEFTLLGVTHSAAFLRDVIASEQFRDARLSTHFLDEFFPRWAPGDEAIDELLVAAALAGAGALGATPAQRPPQRGGSVNGARPAPAGRSPWNELVGFEPWGRR, from the coding sequence GTGAAGCGCACGCCGTTCAAGAAACTGCTCGTCGCCAACCGCGGCGAGATCGCCCTGCGGATTATTCGCAGCGCCCGCCTGCTCGGCCTCGCCACCGTCGCGGTTTACTCCGAAGCCGACGCCGGTGCCGCCCACGTCGCCGCCGCCGACGACGCGCGGCCGATCGGTCCGCCCGAGGCGAGCCAGAGCTATCTCAATATCGCGGCGATTATCGAGGCCGCGCGCGCGAGCGGCGCCGACGCGATCCATCCCGGCTATGGCTTCCTCTCCGAACGGCCGGAGTTCGCGCGCGCGGTCAGCGAGGCCGGGATGGTCTTCGTCGGTCCACCCGGCGAGGTGATGGCAACGCTGGGCGACAAGGTCGCCGCGCGCCGGCTTGCGGCTGAGGCTGGAGTGCCGGTGGTGCCGGGGCTTGAGACGGTCGAGCCGCGCGCGGCGCGCGAGTTTGCGGCGCGCGTCGGCTTTCCGCTCCTGGTCAAGGCGGCGGCCGGCGGCGGCGGGCGCGGGATGCGTCTGGTCGAGGCCGAGGCGCAGCTCGGCGAGGCGCTGGAGGCGGCGGCGCGCGAAGCCAAAGCGGCCTTCGGTGACGGCCGCGTCTTCCTCGAGAAGTACCTGGCCCGTCCGCGCCACATCGAAGTTCAGATTCTCGCCGACCATCTGGGCGGCGCGGTTGCACTGGGCGAGCGCGACTGCTCGATCCAGCGGCGCCATCAGAAGATCGTCGAGGAGTCGCCCGCGCCCGCGCTCGACGCTGCGGTGCGCGAGCGGATGATCGCGGCGGCGCTCCGGGTCGCGCGCGCCGCCGGCTACCGCAACGCGGGTACGATAGAATTCCTGGTTGACGGCGGCGAGTTCTACTTCCTCGAGGCAAACACGCGATTGCAGGTCGAGCATCCGGTGACCGAGATGCGTTTCGGATGCGACCTGGTGGCTGAGCAGCTCCGAATCGCGATGGGCGAGCGGGTGCGCCAACCGCAGTCGCCGCGCGGCGCCGCGATCGAGTGCCGGATTTACGCCGAAGACGCCGAACACGGCTTCCGTCCGGCCAGCGGTGAGGTGCTCTACCTCAACCTGCCCGCCGGGCCTGGCGTGCGCGTGGATACCCATCTCGCGCTCGGCGCGCCGGTCACCGCGTTCTACGACGGCCTGCTGGGCAAGCTCGTATGCTGGGGCGAGGACCGCGAGCAGGCGCGCGCGCGGGCGGCGGTCGCGCTGGGCGAGTTCACGCTTTTGGGTGTGACCCATAGCGCGGCCTTCCTGCGCGACGTAATCGCAAGCGAGCAGTTCCGCGACGCTCGACTCTCGACCCATTTCCTCGACGAGTTCTTTCCGCGATGGGCGCCGGGCGACGAAGCGATCGACGAGTTGCTGGTC